The following is a genomic window from Bactrocera tryoni isolate S06 chromosome 2, CSIRO_BtryS06_freeze2, whole genome shotgun sequence.
GCAGCCCCGACGCTTCACCACCTATGCGCCGAAGTTGGTTGCCACACAAGATGTCGACGAGTACAATGTGATCGGCACGACACGCTACGATGCGGATTTCAAGAAAGTATTCAACCCGACCGCCACGGACTACGTTGAACCACCGACGAGTAGAGTGGTCACGGCACCAACGCGCCGCGGCAATGCCGATTCGACGACACTCGCACACCGCCGTCAGCCGACAACAGCTGTAACAACAACGCCGGCGCCGAGAACAACACCGCGCACGACAACCGCGCCGAGGACGACCACAACAGCGACGACGCGCGCTACACAAATTGCGCGCACCACACAGCCGGCAACAACCACAGCGAAGTCGTTAAGGTATAGTCTCTGACACGCTAAACGCGTTAATTTCACGCTCATCCATGCTATGCGAAAATCTCTTGCGGAACGCATTCATTCGAAAGCTCGAAGGTTCCAATCATTATTTAACTGCGTTTGGTCATTGCGTGATTTTTGGCTTTACTTTATGTTAATTTGCTAATTGGATTAATTGAATTGTTGAAAGCACCCAACCACCCACTCTTCATCAGCAGCTGGCAATCACCAAGCTACCaacacatactacatacatacatacctttttatactacatatagCGCTTActcatacaaacaaacattcatacaATTAGTAGCCGTTATAAGCATTGATATTTTACGCGCTCTTCTTCTGCATTCTGTGGTTCTCTCGTTTAATCCGCCTCCACTGTCGTTTTACTTACATCCGAaggtgcatacatatatacactcacattatattatataatatataacatcATTTTCCACACTTTGCTTAGCAGTCTGTAGTGTCGAAGTGTTTCATAAGTTCATCGAAATATGAACTTATGAAGCACTCGGTCGCAAACGTCTCACACTTGAAAGAGTTGAGTTTGAAGATTTCCTCATAACTGGTATGCCCATAAAGTTTAGTTTCAATCATACGAGACAGAGTTAAGCTGGACATTTTCACGTTAgtatttttccaatttatgtCTGAAAAACGTGTCTACTTCAGAATGAGAAGTACGATTTTGTCATGAAttatatatcaatattagtcCCAACTAAGCTTAGCTTTAAGTGTATAATGCCGTCCAAACTAATACTGTATCACATATTATATGGTTCTTCACCTCGCGTCTGAATTTACTATGGTGACCGAAGTTTAGCTAAACCACGAAATGAAAGTTGATCCATACAAAGCAACAACGCCTTCCTTAGCATTCAATTCttcttccaaaaaattaaaatttattctatATTCGCTACTTTTGACCAATGCCTTCCGACCAGTCGCCAGGATGAAACTGGCACTATGCACACAATTCATATTGTACGCTAGAGTACACCTCTTTCGAGACCACGCCCTTACAGCATTGCCTACGTACTCaacccttaactccggctgcTGTAGCTTGTTTTTGAACCTGCGGGACCGCCCTTAAGCACTACTTCGCTGGACCAAGCTGGGCAATAAATGCCTCTCCGCTACCTTTCTTTCATATTGAGTTCTCAGAGCACTATTGCGGCCCACTCTTTGATTTTAGCATACACCAGCTCTGATCGCAGCATGTAACTCACTATGCTGTTGTCGGGCGTCAGCCTttcgtttgtttgttttctaTGGTGATTCTGTTCACTACATACCTCGAGCAGGAGAAAAACATGTGATCTGAGTTTCCTGCGGCATTTCCGCAGAAGGAACATTGTGTTTGGTCATCGTGGCCAAATTTGTGCAGGTATTCGCAGAATCAGCCATGGCCTAATAAGAACTGCGTTAAGTAGAGCTCTGTCTCACCGTGTTGTCTGTCAATCCAAACCTGTACATTCTTAATTAGCATATATGTCCACCATACTTTATCTGCCGCATCCCATTGCTTTTGTCACTCATCGAGACTTGTCTTTCTCTCCTTTTTGCGTTCGTCGGCCGTTAGGCGCCTATTCAAGGGTTTTATTTTACAGTAGACTCTACTTAACTCAGAGGCCAATATATCCGGTGGCATAAGACCAGATTTGAAAGCAATCGCTTCGCGCGACATCGTTCTAAGTGCACAGACAACTGTAAGGGCACAGCCTTTGCCTTACTGACATATGTTCTTTGACGCAGGGCTGTCCACATATCGGAACTGTGTATTGACTAACTTTAGCTAGCAGTGCTCTCCTTCTTTGGCTTGGGCCACCAATGTTTGCCATGATTCTCGACAGTGCTGCAGTTAATGGAGCCGCCTTACCACAAGCTTTTTCAATATGAGCCTTGAAATTGAACCTCGTATCGCTCATAATGCCAAGGTACCTCAATGAATTTTGCTTCCAACGTTATAGCCATCAATGTTCAAATTGACCGTTTGTGGCCACTGTGTTTTCACCAGCTGCAACTTAGTTCTTGTAAGCCAGTCTTTCATTTTCGCCATGGTCTTATTGCTTATGTTCTGTATCTGAAAAAGTTCCTTAGCTGCGATCGTTACGGCAATGTCTTCCGTATAGCGGATCTGCCTTTTTGGCACATTCCATAGTAATGGACCTAGTACGTAGTTTTGTGGTACTTCACCTGTCACCATGTAGATTTTTGGACCTGTATCGGTATCGTACAGCAGTAGTCTGTCAGATAAATAGCCGCTAATTGCCCTTAGCAGATACTCCGGGGTGTTTCTTGCCTCTAATGCCCTCAGTATATCTGGCCAGTATGCCAAGTTGAAGATCGATTAGCTGTAAATCTAAGAAAATGTGTGTCACCAAGGCAggtacacaaatatttaaaagaaatttttgcaAAGAGTAGTATTTTCCACATCTAGCTACTTTCTTCACCCTTTAACCGTTATTGAATTTTGTCGTTCAATGTCGCAAACTACTTTAACAGTTACTCCTGTTAAGATACTACGTTATTTACACAGTAGAATTTAACGGTATTTTGCACCAGATTCAGTACATCAatcaccttgccaccaccaacaagaataaaccaaaaaaataacaacaaatcaaGTAGTAATAACGCATCAATcaatcaaaatataaacaattctAAAACGTTGAACGCCTACCGCCAAACAACTGACGAACAACCGCCACAGCCACCaccactactactactactaccatcacAAGCACCACTACTCCAAATACCAAATTTaaatgtacaacaaaaacactaacatTAACCGAAAATGTGGATTTCTCCTACAGATCTAAAACGCATGCAAACAAATACCAAAAGAACCAACGTTCACAAGTCAATTCCCAAAAACCTTCCGCCATCAACACACCATCTACATCTTCCCACACACCAATACAAAGAAAACCAACAACATTaccacacacaacaacaaccattacACCAATATCCCAATCGTTTTCCAGTTCTCAGTACGTCGATTCCGACGAAACCTTTGTCACAGTTGTCGCCAAGTCCCACAGTTACCCCAAACCCAACCCAAATGCGCAACAAAACCAAAATCCACCACAAACAGCACACTCGACACACTCACAATCAACACCGGTCTATTTACGGACAGTGGCCGACACAGAGACCGTATCGGACGCAAGTCAGAACGTTCAGGTGCAGACGTCGGAACCCTTCAGCAGCGCGGGGCGCTCGCTGGAGTCAAGCACCGCTAAAAGATCGAAATTTTTAGCGGCCATCGACAATGTGGAAGACTATACAGAGGGGCCACGTAGCAATTCAGTGCGTGTGATTGGCGCAAAAAATCTCTCAAATGCCAAATATTCAGCTAATGAAAACGCCTACAATAGTAACAGGCAACGGGAGGGGTACTATGGTAAAAATTCTAACGAGGAACCGCAGCAGCAGCGCTTGGGTAATTTTGAAAAGCCGAAAAGTAGACTCCAAAGCTATATTGTTTCTGATATTGCGCCACAGAGTTTTAAACCTGTTCCGACAGTGAAAGTAGAGTCACCGCCATCTTCAGAACGCGTGCCGAGTTTAGAGCTCACAAATGATGAGAGCTCCGCAGCCAGTACAACCTCAACCTTGCGTTATCccacaaatattgtttttgaacCGAAACCTTTCAAGTATAATTTGCAAACCGGTTCAAATGGTTTCAGTTTGCGCGCACAAAACGCGGACGAAGCGGAGGGACCCATCTACGAGCGTAGACCCAATGTGGCAGCGCAGAAACTTACGACAACAAGCCGAGCAATTGTTACTCCCGTCACAAGCACGGCCGCAGCGAGTGCACCGGCGCAGAAATCCCCCTTTTATGACTCCTCATACGAGGATGATATCGTCCCAACCACCTATGCTCCGCCCTTGCGTAGCGCATGGCGTCTGGGTCGTACTAGTGACAGGCCCTTGCAACATATCGTTTTGGAAACTGATTTGGAGAACGATCATGTCTATAGCTCGGGTAGCGAGCAAAGTGTGGTAACAGCTCTGAAGGATACGAGCACTGCACGCCCTGCCACAAGTACTAGTACCACAACGACGAGTACAACACCACGTACTACTACAACTACCACAACAACTACTACTACCACAACCACTACGACAACTGCAGCCCCTCCACCGACAACCACCTTTGTTTTCTCTACTACCGAGCGCGCTGCTCAGAGCTACACACCGCGCACGCTCGCATTTAAAGATAACCTAATTAAAACCACCGGAACTCCGGCTCAGCGCTTTGTCTCGCCCTACAAAAGTCTGGAAACGATACTCCAAGAAAAGGAAGATCGTTATACAGGTTTCAATGGACTACGTAGCACGGTCAAGCCACGCTACACCAGCCCAACCACTCCTACAACATTTACACAGAGCACTAGTGCCAAGCCTGTACGCAGCTATTTTCTCATCACAACTCCTCAACGCAACCTCACTGACTCCATTCTGTCTACCGCGTCGACAGCTATGCGAAATTTCAGTGTAAGTGATACCGTACTCAACACCTTTTCTAACACACCGCTCAGAGCTTCAACGACCACAACAACCACCACCGCAGTGCCAGTAACAGAGGCCACAACCGAGACTACAACACCCACTACCATGTCGACAGTCATTGTTACCTCGCCCATACGCGTCTCTCAGGCACTTTCGTATCAAAATCTACTAAAACTAGATCATAGCTCACTTAATTCAGAAACCCCTCGTCCGCGCGGACGCTCTAGGTATTCTGCAGCTACGGTAAACGCTGTCGACGAACCCACAACTTATACGCCGCGCGGTCGTTATTCTGGCACTAACGCTCAAGAGTCCGTGACGAGTTCACCACTGGAAGCCTATCCACaaagaagaaaacaacaacGCGCACGTATCGTGGGCGTTCAAGGTCAACGAAATACGCTTGGAGCAAGCTCACTGAAAACTCGTGAAAAGTACGAAAATTATAAGGCGGAGAAGAAGCAACAGCAGGCTGCTGCAAACACATATGGGCAATCGGCACAGAAGACAGTGAATCACAAACCCATTGAAAATGAATCCACCATAGATGATGGTCCACGCGCTGAAGCTTTGGTACGACAACCCATCGATGGGAAACAAGACAACAGTATCGAATCTGCGGTGAGCGCCAGCTCATCAGCCTCCACAGAACAACAGGTTGGCGAGATCAAGGAGCGTCCACCAAAGTATTTGTTCTCAAACAAGTACCGTCAGCAGACGAAGGATCGTACCTTGGCAGAAAGCCTACAGAATGCTGGTTACATCACATCCAGCACAAGTCGTACGAGATACGACCCCTCTTCAGTGTTGGAACAACTTCAGCTCTTCCTTGCAGGCGACAGTGACGAAAGTAGTGCCCAACAGTTCGTGGATGATTTTTCAGAGCGCGAAATAAGTGCTGCAgtgaaagaaatcaaaaatttgtacacCACACCACGGGCTAAGCtcacaacaacgccaacaaccaGCAGCACTTCGACAACTActtccacaacaacaacaacgacgacgACAACGACTCATAGACCACCGACCACCACAACAACCACAACGCTACGTCCGACCACTACGGCTACGCCGCCTACTGCTGCGTATCGTACcacaactacaacaaacacTACACCAACCACAAGCGCAACCGCAACAGTTGCGTCCAATCGTTCCCCTACACAAAACACTTATACACAAACCAAACACCACACATCTCCTACATCAAGATCCACCACCGACAGCACAACGTCCTCCTCCCAAACGCCCGCCTCCCTCGCAACTGCCAGCAGCACGCCAGCGAGCACTGTCAAGTCCCTGCTAACGCCAATGCGTGCTTCAAGAGTCAATAACGCCATCAAGTCGTCGATTGCCGCTGCCGCTTACTCCGCACCTTCTTCGCCCTCCGCTCCCAACTCCAACTCTAACTCCGCCTCGGCCACGGCCTCTGCCTCGCCGGCATCCGCCAACGCGGCCAGAGGTAACAGTATTAAGGCCAGTGCTTACGCCACGAACGCCGGTGCAGCGGTCAAGTGCGCAGACACCACATCGAATGCCAAGTGCAACGAAATTCCCTCGAGGTActtaaccaacaacaacagcaactacaattttacatacatctatatatatactatataaggcTCACAGTTATTTACTATcccacttaaatttttattttctttgagtATTTGTTTGACGCGTCAAAAGGCGCTGAGAAGTAAAAACAAACTTTCAGACACACTCTGGCAACTGCCAGGGTTGCCAGGTGCTTTAGTTACCTTAAAACTATGCAAAATTAGTTAGAGTCAACATATCCATAGTCTACTGTAGCGTATGTAGTTGTTAGTTGTTCAATTTCCCTTGCAAATTTGATTTGACAAGAAATCaattattttcgattatttttcgTTTTGGTGTACGCTGAATAATTAAagagattttcaaaaatgtaaacttAGTAACTTCACTATagaattttagttaatttttttctcacataaTTTTATCGAAAAGGTGGTGGTTAGTTGACATTATTtctaagtttttaattttttatgagtttCTTTGTAAAAGTACAGCTATTAATTTTCACTACTAAATTCTTAGTAGCTGGAGCACTGTATTGGGCCAATACAAACTCTCTACTTCTCTTAATGTATTGTTTCGTAACTATTGAGAaccgaaaatgtttttgtttgtttaaccAATTGCACTTACTAGTTAGCTTTCTGCACCACTTTACCACCTAATCGatccatttaaaactttttccagTTCCACTTTTCTGTATAGAAAAGACAAATATCGAATTTACAGTTTATTTTAGAGGATTATCTTATTTTAAAAGTTGCTTCTTCGGAGCTTTTGGAGTTTAATTTCAGGCTTTCgaagtttaaaattataacggtatttcaaaatttataaaatcataaaaagtcATGCCCAACGCGAGTTTCGAATTTAAACGAAAAAAGTTTTCGGCTCCTCCAACAAGCCGAAGTCTCCGTAAGCTTTCACGACAAGAAAAAGCTACTTAAAAGCTAGCAGCTTTTTAAGGCGGCTTAAAAAGCTCTAAAACAAAGACGATAGTTTTCGAAGCTTTCGGAGTATAATTTCAGATTTTCgaagtttaaaattataacgGTGTTTCAAACTTTCTAAAATCATAAAAAGTCGTTCCCAACGCGAGTTTCCAACTCAAACGGAAAAAATTGTCTGCTCCTCCGACGAGCCGAAGCCTTTTAAGACGGCTTAGAAAGCTCTAAAACACAgaggatatttttttaaattaaatacgttttttatcTGCGAAATAATGCAGCTTTTTAAGGCGGGCGAGTTTCCAACTCAAACGAAAATAGTTTTTGTCTCCTCCAACAAGCCAAAGCCTTCGTAAGCTTTCACGACAAGAAAAAGCTAGTTAAAAGCTAAAAGCTTTTTAAGGCTCTAAAATACAgtcgataattttttaaattaaatacgttttttacTTGCAACGTTAATGAGTTCTTAAAGCACCTAATAGAAGACGACTTAAAAAGCTCGCCTGCATTTATAGCCCAGCCAAAAGCTTTCGACACTTTTGAATACAACTCTGCAGTGTTTTACACCGAATATGCTTCGAGTTCTAAGGCCACCTTTTACGAATAATCATAATTGAGAAAGAATTAGATGTCAGAGCTTTTAAGCTCATTGAGTTATTCATTGTTTGATTTCGACATGGCAGCTCGtgattgcaaaattaaattatttgcgcgaaataatttttaattcacgATTTTTTCGATTAAAGTATGATGAGTTAGTTGAATCACATTAGCGAACAGTGTGCAATTTTGACAAAATAGTTTATAAATTCTTGAGTTctttatgaattatttattcAGCGTACATGTAAAACATAAAACTCTAAATAAAGTATTTCTATTAGTTAGTCATATATATTTCTACCCAAATTCTACCCACATTTCGTTCTTTAACAAAACTGAACTTCCAACTTTTAGTCGACCACTTCACCCTGAGCGCGTTTGAGCGAAATCCCCAAAATAAATTTCTGTCTTTAACTTTTACAAACTGCAACTAATGTGCCCTGAGTATGTGTCTTTCAGTTGGCAAGCGCTAAAAATGTATAGCAAAAATCTGTAAAAATACCGTTAATTCTACTGCTTGTTTTACTCAACCACACTCCCCACTCAATCCCCTCCTTTCATGCCCCCTCTGC
Proteins encoded in this region:
- the LOC120768353 gene encoding uncharacterized threonine-rich GPI-anchored glycoprotein PJ4664.02, with the protein product MGLSRGFAVPLWYLACVCFIIQTASNVHAQSQQKRSSRITSSRSFGTNVKASASNGINFDCPEEFGYYPHPTDCTQYYVCVFGGALLESCTGGLMYSHELQTCDWPRNVGCEVVDSGAVSLGNTGNGGGTRAGKQQQQQSINSQHVPSRIRFGSAFSSPAATTQPPKATVPPQYHRQPPQVIQAQVQSLPQHAGTVIGTRGQPKPFDTQEDIAKLYADAHETLPPVEEEESDRQQRVYRGQPSTVSQVQRDRDGIIHQASINAIPNHGKIGSYTFGSQFRPDSASPSSPQSPAPASHYVQQQRPPTAVIVEAIPSIQSQNQNQNPTQNQNQNQNHNQNLANRNYYNTSALLNHAGYESQANIHQHQLHQQQQAEQQQQIALQHQQQHQQQQQQQQQQQQQQAPQQSNQEQSSYEQYYSVYDDDLDLYRDIEYQQQQQQQQEQQQQQYQPQPQQPVRQQPVQQSTYRPLEILTTPAPQVPLRETYQPQEKPTYNNQQSLIYNTDYDEDLIAQIEQDNVYDQPTRPPTRSKTHANKYQKNQRSQVNSQKPSAINTPSTSSHTPIQRKPTTLPHTTTTITPISQSFSSSQYVDSDETFVTVVAKSHSYPKPNPNAQQNQNPPQTAHSTHSQSTPVYLRTVADTETVSDASQNVQVQTSEPFSSAGRSLESSTAKRSKFLAAIDNVEDYTEGPRSNSVRVIGAKNLSNAKYSANENAYNSNRQREGYYGKNSNEEPQQQRLGNFEKPKSRLQSYIVSDIAPQSFKPVPTVKVESPPSSERVPSLELTNDESSAASTTSTLRYPTNIVFEPKPFKYNLQTGSNGFSLRAQNADEAEGPIYERRPNVAAQKLTTTSRAIVTPVTSTAAASAPAQKSPFYDSSYEDDIVPTTYAPPLRSAWRLGRTSDRPLQHIVLETDLENDHVYSSGSEQSVVTALKDTSTARPATSTSTTTTSTTPRTTTTTTTTTTTTTTTTTAAPPPTTTFVFSTTERAAQSYTPRTLAFKDNLIKTTGTPAQRFVSPYKSLETILQEKEDRYTGFNGLRSTVKPRYTSPTTPTTFTQSTSAKPVRSYFLITTPQRNLTDSILSTASTAMRNFSVSDTVLNTFSNTPLRASTTTTTTTAVPVTEATTETTTPTTMSTVIVTSPIRVSQALSYQNLLKLDHSSLNSETPRPRGRSRYSAATVNAVDEPTTYTPRGRYSGTNAQESVTSSPLEAYPQRRKQQRARIVGVQGQRNTLGASSLKTREKYENYKAEKKQQQAAANTYGQSAQKTVNHKPIENESTIDDGPRAEALVRQPIDGKQDNSIESAVSASSSASTEQQVGEIKERPPKYLFSNKYRQQTKDRTLAESLQNAGYITSSTSRTRYDPSSVLEQLQLFLAGDSDESSAQQFVDDFSEREISAAVKEIKNLYTTPRAKLTTTPTTSSTSTTTSTTTTTTTTTTHRPPTTTTTTTLRPTTTATPPTAAYRTTTTTNTTPTTSATATVASNRSPTQNTYTQTKHHTSPTSRSTTDSTTSSSQTPASLATASSTPASTVKSLLTPMRASRVNNAIKSSIAAAAYSAPSSPSAPNSNSNSASATASASPASANAARGNSIKASAYATNAGAAVKCADTTSNAKCNEIPSRTNSNNNRNRGSSSYGGQERDTPTAVTSNRGTHPPRTRPTLKPSGTIVSKAQEFVDIYRYPPTRPEPLYPQPTPDKTAAKCRKDVCLLPDCACGGKDIPGGLSVDEVPQMVLITFDDAISILNIDIFAELFNNKSRYNPNGCPLRATFYVSHEWTDYGMVQDLYAVGHEMASHSVSHSFGEQFSQKKWTREIAGQREILAAYGGVKLSDVRGMRAPFLSVGGNKMYKMLYDSNFTYDSSLPVYENRPPSWPYTFDYKIFHDCMIPPCPTRSYPGVWQVPMVMWQDLNGGRCSMGDACSNPSESEGVTKMIMKNFERHYQTNRAPFGLFYHAAWFTQPHHKEGFIKFLDTINQMPDVWIVTNWQMLQWVRDPTPISRINSFQPFQCDYSDRPKRCNNPKVCNLWHKSGVRYMKTCQPCPDIYPWTGKSGIRSSRIDNEIEDSTA